A region from the Silene latifolia isolate original U9 population chromosome 7, ASM4854445v1, whole genome shotgun sequence genome encodes:
- the LOC141591543 gene encoding uncharacterized protein LOC141591543 isoform X1 gives MNSQHHASLGRRTLEEIRQKRAAERMSKASSGSDLSTSSNHPDNGGIKKSDSVSKLSEKDVGSLVAQIRDLQNKNAVFEDENNRLSSKLETKEVECETLQKRLNDLEQISVPSLRKALRDVAMEKDAAVVAREDLSAQLRTLKKRLKEAEEEQYRAEEDAAALRAELNSIHQQAINDSAGSMSSMGSPDQIHIWEKELNNLKLEFERELKLRQQEQQRLAEEQARVSALMSEKEDLELKLAKVLKTSSDDASRKISSNAFTFEDKEKLENQLHDMAVMVERLESGRQKLLLEIDSQSSEIERLFEENSSLTSAYQEAAGVASHWENQVKECLKHNEELRGLLDQIRTEQIRVMSSNGGLTVNNSTNANHFRKDETGAVDYTNEVLDLKGQLATEQSRAEGLSAEVMQLSLKLQQATRAYTNLARLYKPVLRNIESSLVKMKHDTALPVK, from the exons ATGAATTCTCAACACCATGCATCTCTTGGTCGAAGAACT CTAGAGGAAATAAGGCAAAAGAGAGCAGCTGAAAGGATGAGCAAAGCTTCTTCTGGGTCTGATCTCAGCACTTCATCTAATCATCCtg ATAATGGTGGGATCAAAAAATCTGATAGTGTTTCCAAGCTTTCTGAG AAGGATGTGGGCAGCTTAGTGGCACAGATTAGGGATTTACAGAACAAGAATGCTGTTTTTGAGGATGAAAACAACAGACTTAGTTCAAAG CTTGAAACGAAGGAAGTGGAATGTGAGACACTGCAAAAGCGACTGAATGATCTG GAACAAATTTCAGTACCATCTTTGAGAAAAGCACTCAGGGATGTCGCAATGGAGAAAGATGCTGCAGTTGTTGCACGG GAGGATCTCTCAGCACAACTTCGGACACTAAAAAAGCGTTTGAAGGAGGCTGAAGAAGAACAGTACAGA GCTGAGGAAGACGCAGCTGCATTAAGAGCAGAACTCAATTCCATTCATCAGCAAGCAATCAATGATTCCGCTGGTAGTATGTCTTCTATGGGTTCACCAGATCAAATTCATATATGGGAAAAAGAGCTAAATAACCTAAAATTGGAGTTCGAG AGAGAGTTGAAATTGAGGCAACAAGAGCAGCAACGGCTAGCAGAAGAGCAAGCTCGGGTTTCTGCTCTCATGTCTGAAAAGGAAGACTTGGAATTGAAGCTTGCGAAAGTGCTGAAAACTTCTTCAG ATGATGCTTCAAGGAAAATATCCTCGAATGCGTTTACCTTT GAAGACAAGGAGAAGCTAGAGAACCAATTGCATGATATGGCAGTAATGGTGGAGAGGTTGGAAAGTGGCAGACAGAAGCTTCTTCTAGAG ATTGATTCTCAATCTTCCGAGATAGAGAGGCTTTTCGAAGAGAACTCGAGTCTGACATCTGCCTATCAGGAAGCTGCGGGGGTGGCTTCACATTGGGAAAATCAG GTAAAAGAATGTCTAAAACACAATGAAGAGCTCCGAGGATTGCTGGATCAAATTAGAACAGAACAGATTCGTGTAATGTCGTCGAATGGAGGACTGACAGTAAACAATTCAACCAATGCCAATCATTTTAGAAAAGACGAAACGGGTGCAGTTGATTACACTAATGAAGTACTCGACCTCAAG GGACAGCTAGCCACGGAACAAAGCAGGGCAGAGGGTTTATCAGCTGAGGTTATGCAACTGTCTCTGAAACTCCAACAGGCTACACGGGCATATACTAACCTTGCACGACT GTACAAACCCGTCTTACGAAATATCGAGAGCAGTCTGGTTAAAATGAAGCATGATACTGCTCTTCCTGTCAAATGA
- the LOC141591543 gene encoding uncharacterized protein LOC141591543 isoform X2: protein MNSQHHASLGRRTLEEIRQKRAAERMSKASSGSDLSTSSNHPDNGGIKKSDSVSKLSEDVGSLVAQIRDLQNKNAVFEDENNRLSSKLETKEVECETLQKRLNDLEQISVPSLRKALRDVAMEKDAAVVAREDLSAQLRTLKKRLKEAEEEQYRAEEDAAALRAELNSIHQQAINDSAGSMSSMGSPDQIHIWEKELNNLKLEFERELKLRQQEQQRLAEEQARVSALMSEKEDLELKLAKVLKTSSDDASRKISSNAFTFEDKEKLENQLHDMAVMVERLESGRQKLLLEIDSQSSEIERLFEENSSLTSAYQEAAGVASHWENQVKECLKHNEELRGLLDQIRTEQIRVMSSNGGLTVNNSTNANHFRKDETGAVDYTNEVLDLKGQLATEQSRAEGLSAEVMQLSLKLQQATRAYTNLARLYKPVLRNIESSLVKMKHDTALPVK, encoded by the exons ATGAATTCTCAACACCATGCATCTCTTGGTCGAAGAACT CTAGAGGAAATAAGGCAAAAGAGAGCAGCTGAAAGGATGAGCAAAGCTTCTTCTGGGTCTGATCTCAGCACTTCATCTAATCATCCtg ATAATGGTGGGATCAAAAAATCTGATAGTGTTTCCAAGCTTTCTGAG GATGTGGGCAGCTTAGTGGCACAGATTAGGGATTTACAGAACAAGAATGCTGTTTTTGAGGATGAAAACAACAGACTTAGTTCAAAG CTTGAAACGAAGGAAGTGGAATGTGAGACACTGCAAAAGCGACTGAATGATCTG GAACAAATTTCAGTACCATCTTTGAGAAAAGCACTCAGGGATGTCGCAATGGAGAAAGATGCTGCAGTTGTTGCACGG GAGGATCTCTCAGCACAACTTCGGACACTAAAAAAGCGTTTGAAGGAGGCTGAAGAAGAACAGTACAGA GCTGAGGAAGACGCAGCTGCATTAAGAGCAGAACTCAATTCCATTCATCAGCAAGCAATCAATGATTCCGCTGGTAGTATGTCTTCTATGGGTTCACCAGATCAAATTCATATATGGGAAAAAGAGCTAAATAACCTAAAATTGGAGTTCGAG AGAGAGTTGAAATTGAGGCAACAAGAGCAGCAACGGCTAGCAGAAGAGCAAGCTCGGGTTTCTGCTCTCATGTCTGAAAAGGAAGACTTGGAATTGAAGCTTGCGAAAGTGCTGAAAACTTCTTCAG ATGATGCTTCAAGGAAAATATCCTCGAATGCGTTTACCTTT GAAGACAAGGAGAAGCTAGAGAACCAATTGCATGATATGGCAGTAATGGTGGAGAGGTTGGAAAGTGGCAGACAGAAGCTTCTTCTAGAG ATTGATTCTCAATCTTCCGAGATAGAGAGGCTTTTCGAAGAGAACTCGAGTCTGACATCTGCCTATCAGGAAGCTGCGGGGGTGGCTTCACATTGGGAAAATCAG GTAAAAGAATGTCTAAAACACAATGAAGAGCTCCGAGGATTGCTGGATCAAATTAGAACAGAACAGATTCGTGTAATGTCGTCGAATGGAGGACTGACAGTAAACAATTCAACCAATGCCAATCATTTTAGAAAAGACGAAACGGGTGCAGTTGATTACACTAATGAAGTACTCGACCTCAAG GGACAGCTAGCCACGGAACAAAGCAGGGCAGAGGGTTTATCAGCTGAGGTTATGCAACTGTCTCTGAAACTCCAACAGGCTACACGGGCATATACTAACCTTGCACGACT GTACAAACCCGTCTTACGAAATATCGAGAGCAGTCTGGTTAAAATGAAGCATGATACTGCTCTTCCTGTCAAATGA
- the LOC141591548 gene encoding DNA-directed RNA polymerase II subunit RPB7 — MFFHIILERNMQLHPRHFGARLREKLVSKLMKDVEGTCSGRHGFVVAIMGIENVGKGLIRDGTGFVTFPVKYKCVVFRPFKGEILEAVVTMVNKMGFFAEAGPVQIFVSNHLIPDDMEFQSADTANYTTSDGSVKIQKDSEVRLKIIGTRVDATEIFCIGTIKDDFLGVISDPGAAS, encoded by the exons ATGTTCTTCCACATAATCCTCGAAAGAAATATGCAGCTTCATCCTCGCCATTTCGGAGCTCGTCTTCGCGAAAAACTCGTCTCTAAACTCATGAAAGATGTTGAAGGCACTTGCAG TGGGCGCCATGGATTCGTGGTGGCGATAATGGGGATAGAGAATGTAGGAAAAGGTTTAATTAGGGATGGAACAGGGTTTGTGACATTCCCCGTGAAGTATAAATGTGTCGTATTTAGACCTTTCAAGGGTGAGATTCTGGAAGCTGTTGTCACCATGGTTAACAAG ATGGGTTTCTTCGCTGAGGCCGGTCCTGTGCAAATTTTTGTATCTAATCAC TTGATACCAGATGATATGGAGTTCCAATCTGCTGACACGGCAAACTACACGACTTCTGATGGCTCG GTTAAAATTCAAAAGGATAGTGAAGTGCGGCTAAAGATTATTGGTACTCGTGTAGATGCCACTGAAATT TTTTGCATCGGTACGATAAAAGACGATTTCTTGGGCGTTATTAGCGACCCTGGCGCTGCATCATAG